In one Pseudomonas sp. Bout1 genomic region, the following are encoded:
- a CDS encoding 1-acylglycerol-3-phosphate O-acyltransferase, which produces MLFLLRMLLMGLHFMIAGVLGVLLGVCRPFNPDNSRYCARLYAVPAMWLLRLRVRAEVDSLRNKPSSCVIIANHQSNYDLFVFGTVVPYRTVCIGKKSLKWVPLFGQLFWLAGNVLIDRGNAHKARRSMLTTTHTLQHKDTSIWVFAEGTRNFGETLLPFKKGAFQMAIAAGVPIVQVCVSTYVKHMKLNSWNSGDILIRSLPPIPTKGLTMDDMPLLMQTCREQMKDCIEAMDRELEIAPCKSELAREGR; this is translated from the coding sequence ATGCTTTTTTTGTTACGCATGTTGTTGATGGGCCTGCATTTTATGATCGCCGGCGTGCTGGGCGTGCTGCTGGGGGTCTGCCGGCCGTTTAACCCGGACAACAGCCGTTACTGCGCGCGCCTGTATGCCGTGCCGGCGATGTGGCTGCTGCGCCTGCGGGTAAGGGCTGAGGTTGACTCGCTGCGCAACAAGCCCAGCAGTTGCGTGATCATTGCCAACCATCAGTCCAACTATGACCTGTTTGTGTTCGGCACCGTGGTGCCGTACCGCACGGTGTGTATCGGCAAGAAGAGCCTGAAATGGGTGCCGTTGTTCGGCCAGTTGTTCTGGCTGGCGGGCAATGTGTTGATTGACCGGGGCAACGCACATAAGGCGCGGCGCTCGATGCTCACCACCACACACACCTTGCAGCATAAGGACACGTCGATCTGGGTGTTTGCGGAAGGCACGCGTAACTTCGGCGAAACGTTGCTGCCGTTCAAGAAAGGCGCGTTCCAGATGGCGATCGCCGCGGGCGTGCCGATTGTGCAGGTGTGTGTCAGCACGTATGTGAAGCACATGAAGCTCAACAGCTGGAACAGTGGCGACATTCTGATTCGCTCGTTGCCGCCGATTCCTACGAAGGGGCTGACGATGGATGACATGCCGCTGTTAATGCAGACCTGCCGCGAGCAAATGAAAGATTGTATTGAAGCAATGGACCGAGAGTTGGAAATCGCCCCCTGTAAAAGCGAGCTTGCTCGCGAAGGACGTTAA
- a CDS encoding amidotransferase, with amino-acid sequence MSLRVCILETDILRPGLIDQYQGYGQMFKRLFSKQPIAAEFVTYNVVQGEYPADGEVFDAYLVTGSKADSFGTDPWIQTLKTYLLDRHARGDKLIGICFGHQLLALLLGGKTERATKGWGMGIHDYKLNAKAPWMSPVVEELTLLISHQDQVTTLPENATVIASSEFCPFAAYHIEDQVLCFQGHPEFIHDYSRELLEILQTTLGEKVYTNGVASLERDHHGVTVAEWMMRFVAHKPKAGAA; translated from the coding sequence ATGTCGTTACGCGTGTGCATCCTGGAAACCGATATCCTGCGTCCTGGACTGATCGATCAGTACCAAGGTTACGGGCAGATGTTCAAGCGCCTGTTCTCCAAACAGCCAATTGCCGCCGAGTTTGTCACCTATAACGTGGTGCAGGGTGAATACCCGGCGGATGGCGAAGTGTTCGACGCCTACCTGGTGACGGGCAGCAAGGCCGACTCCTTCGGCACCGATCCCTGGATCCAGACCCTCAAGACCTACCTGCTGGACCGCCATGCACGCGGTGACAAACTGATCGGCATCTGCTTCGGCCACCAGTTGTTAGCGCTGCTGTTGGGCGGCAAGACCGAGCGGGCGACCAAAGGTTGGGGCATGGGCATCCACGACTACAAACTGAACGCCAAGGCACCGTGGATGAGCCCGGTGGTGGAAGAGCTGACGCTGTTGATCAGCCATCAGGATCAGGTCACTACATTGCCGGAAAACGCCACCGTGATCGCCTCCAGCGAATTTTGCCCGTTTGCGGCGTACCACATCGAAGACCAGGTGCTGTGCTTCCAGGGCCACCCGGAATTTATCCACGACTATTCCCGCGAACTGCTCGAGATTCTTCAGACAACGCTGGGTGAGAAGGTCTACACCAACGGGGTGGCCAGCCTGGAACGAGACCACCACGGCGTCACCGTGGCGGAATGGATGATGCGGTTTGTGGCGCACAAACCAAAAGCAGGAGCTGCCTGA
- a CDS encoding crotonase/enoyl-CoA hydratase family protein yields the protein MSELIAYHLEDGIATLTLSNGKVNAISPAVVSAFNEALDQAEKDRAVVIITGTPGILSGGYDLKVMTAGPKEAVSLVTSGSTLARRLLSHPFPVIVACPGHAVAKGAFLLLSADYRIGVDGPFSIGLNEVMIGMTMHHAGIELARDRLRKSAFHRSVINAEMFNPQDALGAGFLDKVVAPEELQAAALEAARQLKKINMNAHKHTKLKVRKALLEALDDAIIQDQGHMG from the coding sequence ATGAGTGAGTTGATTGCCTACCACCTCGAAGACGGTATCGCGACCCTGACCCTGAGCAACGGCAAGGTGAATGCCATTTCGCCGGCAGTGGTCAGTGCGTTTAATGAAGCGCTGGACCAGGCCGAGAAGGATCGGGCGGTGGTGATCATCACGGGCACGCCAGGGATTTTGTCCGGTGGCTATGATTTGAAGGTGATGACCGCTGGCCCTAAAGAAGCAGTGAGCCTGGTGACGTCGGGCTCGACCCTCGCCCGCCGCCTGTTGTCGCACCCGTTCCCGGTGATCGTCGCTTGCCCGGGGCACGCAGTCGCCAAGGGTGCGTTCCTGTTGTTGTCGGCGGATTACCGGATTGGGGTCGACGGGCCGTTCAGCATTGGCCTGAATGAAGTGATGATCGGCATGACCATGCACCACGCCGGGATCGAGCTGGCGCGCGATCGCCTGCGCAAGTCGGCATTTCACCGGTCGGTGATCAATGCCGAGATGTTTAACCCGCAGGACGCATTGGGCGCCGGGTTCCTGGATAAGGTGGTCGCGCCGGAGGAGTTGCAGGCTGCCGCGCTGGAGGCGGCTCGCCAGTTGAAGAAGATCAATATGAACGCCCACAAGCACACCAAGCTGAAGGTGCGTAAGGCGCTGCTGGAAGCGCTGGATGACGCGATCATTCAGGACCAGGGGCATATGGGTTAA
- a CDS encoding magnesium and cobalt transport protein CorA has protein sequence MGRVVAAAVYSAGKKVTDITLDEGAAWAAKPDHFVWIGLEEPSALELANLQRQFNLHELAIEDALEKHSRPKLETFGDALFIVTYSPVRDNGKLEFIETHIFAGNGYIITARNGHSASYGYVRQRCEARPLLLEHGEDFVLYALLDFVTENYQPVSEAIHAEVDELERNVLCNSLSEADIQKLHGLRRDVLRLKRYVAPMVEISQELQKLSFPFIDKNMRPYFRDVQIHVTRQMEDLTTLRDIASQTIEIGVLLEASRQSVVQRKFAAWAAILAFPTAVAGIYGMNFQNMPELQWHYGYFAVLGFIAVGCTGLWASFKRSGWL, from the coding sequence ATGGGTAGAGTTGTTGCGGCCGCCGTCTATAGCGCCGGTAAGAAAGTCACCGATATCACCCTCGACGAAGGCGCCGCCTGGGCCGCCAAGCCCGACCACTTTGTGTGGATCGGCCTGGAGGAGCCCAGCGCCCTGGAACTGGCCAACCTGCAACGCCAGTTCAACCTGCACGAGCTGGCCATCGAAGACGCCCTGGAAAAACACAGCCGCCCCAAGCTTGAAACCTTCGGCGACGCGCTGTTTATCGTGACCTACTCACCCGTGCGCGATAACGGCAAGCTGGAGTTTATCGAGACCCATATCTTTGCCGGCAACGGCTACATCATCACTGCCCGCAATGGCCACTCGGCGTCCTACGGCTACGTGCGCCAGCGCTGTGAGGCGCGGCCGCTGTTGCTGGAGCATGGGGAAGATTTCGTACTCTATGCCCTGCTGGATTTCGTAACCGAGAACTACCAGCCGGTGAGCGAGGCCATTCATGCCGAGGTCGATGAGCTGGAGCGCAACGTGTTGTGCAACTCCCTGAGTGAAGCGGATATCCAGAAGCTCCACGGCCTGCGCCGCGATGTGCTGCGGCTCAAGCGCTACGTGGCGCCGATGGTGGAGATCAGTCAGGAGTTGCAGAAACTGAGCTTCCCGTTTATCGACAAGAACATGCGCCCGTATTTTCGCGATGTGCAGATTCACGTCACCCGGCAGATGGAAGACCTGACGACCCTGCGGGATATCGCCAGCCAGACCATCGAGATTGGGGTGTTGCTGGAAGCCTCGCGCCAAAGCGTGGTGCAGCGCAAGTTCGCCGCCTGGGCAGCAATTCTGGCGTTCCCGACGGCGGTGGCCGGGATCTACGGGATGAACTTCCAGAACATGCCAGAGCTGCAGTGGCACTACGGCTATTTTGCGGTGCTGGGGTTTATTGCGGTGGGGTGTACGGGGTTGTGGGCCAGCTTCAAGCGCTCAGGCTGGCTGTAA